A stretch of the Peromyscus eremicus unplaced genomic scaffold, PerEre_H2_v1 PerEre#2#unplaced_46, whole genome shotgun sequence genome encodes the following:
- the LOC131901199 gene encoding NOP protein chaperone 1-like yields MAAAPADCFNIENIDGTSGNIIQMDVALFEMNRSDSKEEDSSEESSQDGSEDSSESEDEDCIPSEVTIDTIKLPNTEGGRGKIEVLDSPASKKKKQ; encoded by the exons ATGGCGGCTGCTCCAGCTGATTGCTTCAATATTGAGAATATTGATGGGACATCCGGAAACATCATACAGATG GATGTGGCCTTATTTGAGATGAACCGGTCAGATTCAAAAGAAGAGGACAGCTCAGAAGAGAGCTCACAGGACGGCTCTGAGGACAGCTCAGAGTCTGAAGATGAAGACTGCATCCCCTCTGAAGTCACCATAGACACCATAAAGCTTCCGAATACAGAAGGTGGCAGAGGCAAGATCGAAGTTTTAGACAGTCCGGCaagtaaaaaaaagaagcagTGA